A DNA window from Tachysurus fulvidraco isolate hzauxx_2018 chromosome 4, HZAU_PFXX_2.0, whole genome shotgun sequence contains the following coding sequences:
- the tdrd9 gene encoding ATP-dependent RNA helicase TDRD9 isoform X2: MKQCVTADQISQWFTLEAQFTNVRITEEQKTHPTHDEDEDEDKGHRIPEKEGSEGGDVRSRKSEHLKGTGVLCCSLASYEYPTLPITKNRQELISLIESNSVVIIRGATGSGKTTQLPQFILDYYLEKGSTCSLVVTQPRKIGASSIARWVAQQRGCTLGSLVGYQVGLEKMATEHTRLIYMTTGVLLQKIVSAKSLVEFTHIFIDEVHERTEELDFLLLVVRKLLHSNSRFVKVILMSATINCKEFAEYFGSPIRNQINPAFVFEVEGAPYVVEEFYLDDIKTILPFRVDISIHDDPYISTEMYNVAVGLVQIFDEMETKEQSPVGQEGCTALPERGSVLVFLPGLAEIQYMQEALAKLGRKRLQVYALHSTVTLEEQNGVFLVPAPGYRKIILSTNIAESSVTVPDVKYVIDFCLVRHLVCDKETNYQCLYLNWASKTNCNQRRGRAGRVSKGFCYRLVTRTFWDSQIPEYTVPEMLRSPLANTVLKVKLLNMGDARSLLSTALTPPNLDDIERTILQLKEMGALSVRSSGTNRFDGDLTFLGRVLAHLPVDLHFGKLIVLGHVFGCLEECLIIAASLSLKSFFATPLLQQLPGYRSKLSFAQGVPSDAIAFVYAFKSWYTSRVEGEFRCPKDELEWGKENCIQIKRIREAAELFEDLKKRVSQFNMHISETSPPSDYTSKHTQKFILQVVIAGAFYPNYFYMVNADEELAAKELYGNDPRTTVVVRSLPPFAFLYYKQLQSLFRQCGQVKSITFDFSRAYVEFCRSSLRVSGVLPEVSLSLLLAQQRPPLHLYVHAAQEVESHAGGQSISHLKYARVNVDIQNQSMNPLGVLSSAIDPEKLPSNPVFVVKITEVIEVGHFWGFQADEASLEKQRKLTAAINTQELRQLPGALYPNLLCLAPFVDTHVEPERYYRAKILHVMGSNVEVFFVDFGNTSYVPCNSLRELPVDLQALPFQALEFSVACLAPSAQSMIRGDQWSRQARNRFITLVHGCSVIVTLFSILHGVMRVHLHVSMETGDVSIADLLVKEGHARLSPESIESKRSHEILKDVFRDLKAGNFTASSVGPSVAKREEEEKQLIERLMLTFSKPSYSAPKCKVRVHGPYTPYMVTFHSMSSNARYRSVNIDRTSINSVLVNDHPQYHHDRMLVAGSVSLSASGFSILLKETTLMPHIPGLPAIVTMLFTPIMELRTDEEQTCFTGALCGLGSKSSTHDPILPEHDIEMTFDVKFDVGDIAEINALRETINQLVCEGPSGLLHLNPERICSLQGDARDQLVREDQTPVFYGKPKHWNQVDPSQQMEFVQKDDGRIKGVLFRMHPITLLNI, encoded by the exons ATGAAGCAGTGTGTGACTGCAGATCAGATCTCACAATGGTTCACTCTGGAAGCTCAGTTCACTAATGTGAGGATCACTGAGGAGCAGAAAACACACCCAACACACGAcgaggacgaggacgaggacAAGGG TCACAGAATCCCAGAGAAGGAGGGATCGGAAGGAGGGGACGTGAGGAGCAGGAAGTCCGAGCACCTCAAGG GCACCGGGGTCCTTTGCTGTTCTCTCGCCAGCTATGAATATCCAACGCTCCCCATCACCAAGAACCggcaggag ctGATCTCCCTGATCGAGAGTAACTCCGTGGTGATAATCCGGGGGGCAACAGGCAGTGGGAAAACCACCCAGCTTCCACAGTTCATTCTGGATTACTACTTGGAGAAGGGTTCCACCTGCAGCCTGGTGGTCACACAGCCACGCAAGATTGGTGCCAGCAGCATCGCACGCTGGGTTGCCCAACAGCGCGGGTGTACGCTCGGCAGCCTTGTGGGgtatcag gtGGGGTTGGAGAAGATGGCTACGGAACACACTCGGCTGATCTACATGACCACAGGAGTGCTGTTGCAGAAAATTGTGTCAGCCAAAAGCCTTGTCGAGTTCACACACATCTTTATAGATGAG gtgcaTGAGCGAACAGAAGAGCTGGACTTCCTTCTGCTTGTGGTCAGAAAACTGCTGCACTCCAACTCGCGCTTTGttaag gTTATCCTGATGTCAGCTACAATTAACTGCAAAGAGTTTGCCGAATACTTCGGTTCTCCCATCAGGAATCAGATAAACCCAGCGTTCGTGTTTGAGGTGGAAGGAGCACCATACGTGGTCGAGGAGTTTTACCTGGATGACATCAAAACCATCCTGCCCTTCAGA gtggaCATATCCATCCATGACGATCCCTACATTTCAACAGAGATGTATAACGTTGCCGTGGGCCTTGTACAGATCTTTGATGAAATGGAGACTAAAGAACAAAG TCCTGTGGGGCAGGAGGGTTGTACGGCTCTCCCGGAGAGAGGCAGCGTTTTGGTGTTTCTGCCCGGACTCGCTGAGATTCAGTACATGCAAGAAGCTCTCGCCAAACTGGGTCGCAAAAG GCTGCAGGTTTACGCTCTTCACTCCACTGTGACTCTGGAGGAACAAAATGGGGTGTTTTTGGTACCTGCACCTGGGTATAGGAAG ATAATCCTGTCCACCAACATTGCAGAGAGTTCAGTCACAGTCCCCGATGTcaaatacg tgatcGACTTCTGCTTGGTGCGTCACCTGGTATGTGACAAAGAGACAAACTACCAGTGTCTTTATCTCAATTGGGCTTCTAAGACCAACTGTAACCAGCGGCGAG gtcgAGCAGGTCGTGTGTCGAAAGGGTTTTGTTATCGCTTGGTCACTAGGACTTTTTGGGACAGCCAGATTCCAGAGTACACCGTTCCTGAGATGCTG cgTTCTCCTTTAGCCAATACCGTGTTAAAAGTGAAGTTGTTGAACATGGGCGATGCTCGCTCTCTGCTCTCCACCGCACTCACACCTCCAAACCTGGATGACATCGAGAGGACCATCCTACAGCTGAAAGAG atGGGTGCGCTCTCGGTGAGAAGCAGTGGTACGAACAGGTTTGATGGAGATTTAACATTTCTGGGTCGGGTTCTCGCTCACCTTCCTGTGGATCTGCACTTTGGGAAGCTCATTGTCTTAGGACATGTCTTTGGCTGCCTGGAAGAATGTCTCATCATag ctgcttCTCTCTCTTTGAAGAGTTTTTTTGCGACGCCGCTCCTGCAGCAGCTTCCAGGTTACCG GAGTAAGCTGTCATTTGCTCAGGGTGTTCCCAGTGATGCCATTGCCTTTGTTTATGCTTTCAAG tcCTGGTACACGTCAAGAGTCGAAGGAGAGTTTAGATGcccaaag GATGAGCTGGAATGGGGCAAAGAGAACTGCATTCAGATCAAACGCATACGAGAG gCGGCTGAGTTGTTTGAAGATCTGAAGAAGCGAGTGTCACAGTTTAACATGCACATCAGTGAAACTTCCCCTCCCTCAGACTACACCAGCAAACATACGCAGAAATTCATACTGCag GTGGTGATCGCAGGCGCTTTTTACCCAAATTACTTCTACATGGTAAATGCGGATGAGGAGCTGGCGGCTAAGGAACTGTATGGGAACGACCCCAGGACCACCGTAGTG gtgcgTAGTCTTCCTCCATTTGCTTTCCTCTACTATAAACAGCTCCAGTCTCTCTTCAGACAGTGTGGTCAGGTCAAATCCATCACCTTTGACTTCTCCAG GGCCTATGTAGAGTTCTGCCGCTCATCACTACGAGTTTCTGGCGTTCTCCCAgaagtctctctgtctctcctcctcGCTCAACAAAGACCACCTCTTCATCTCTATGTTCATGCTGCTCAAGAGGTGGAGTCTCATGCAGGGGGTCAGAGTATCTCACACCTCAAATACGCACG gGTGAATGTGGATATTCAGAACCAGTCTATGAACCCTCTCGGAGTTCTGAGCAGCGCTATCGATCCAGAAAAACTTCCGTCTAATCCTGTCTTTGTTGTCAAGATCACAGAG gttatcGAAGTGGGACATTTCTGGGGTTTCCAGGCTGACGAGGCGAGTCTGGAGAAACAGCGGAAGCTGACGGCAGCCATTAATACGCAGGAGCTACGCCAACTTCCTGGGGCACTTTATCCAAATCTTTTGTGTCTTGCCCCATTTGTTGACACCCACGTTGAACCGGAGAGATATTACAGAGCCAAAATACTGCACGTTATGGGAAGTAATGTGGAG GTGTTTTTTGTGGACTTTGGAAACACCTCCTATGTACCATGTAACTCTCTGAGGGAACTTCCTGTTGACCTGCAGGCCCTGCCCTTTCAg GCTCTGGAGTTCAGCGTGGCGTGTTTGGCTCCGTCGGCGCAGTCGATGATTCGGGGCGACCAGTGGAGCAGACAAGCGCGAAACCGCTTCATCACTCTTGTGCATGGCTGTTCAGTCATAGTCACACTCTTCTCCATCCTGCACGGCGTTATGCGTGTCCATCTGCACGTCTCCATGGAAACTGGGGATGTTAGCATAGCAGACTTGCTCGTGAAAGAAGGGCACGCTCGACTCTCACCCGAGAGCATCGAAAGCAAG CGTTCTCACGAGATTCTGAAAGATGTGTTTCGGGACCTGAAGGCGGGAAATTTCACTGCAAGCTCCGTCGGTCCCTCGGTGGCAAAAcgtgaagaggaagaaaagcagCTCATTGAACGTCTGATGCTGACCTTCTCTAAACCCAGCTACAGCGCCCCCAAGTGCAAG GTTCGGGTTCACGGCCCTTACACTCCTTATATGGTCACGTTTCACAGCATGAGCAGCAATGCACGCTACAG GTCGGTTAATATTGACAGAACCAGCATTAACTCTGTGTTGGTGAACGATCATCCTCAGTACCATCACGACAGGATGCTGGTGGCCGggtctgtctctctgagtgCCTCag GTTTCTCTATTTTGCTAAAAGAGACTACACTGATGCCTCACATCCCTGGCCTTCCTGCCATTGTCACCATGCTCTTCACCCCCATCATGGAGCTTCG CACTGATGAGGAGCAGACCTGCTTCACTGGAGCTCTGTGTGGTTTAGGCTCCAAGTCCAGCACTCATGATCCCATATTGCCAGAGCACGACATTGAGATGACCTTTGATGTGAAGTTTGACGTTGGTGACATTGCagag ataaATGCACTGAGAGAGACGATAAACCAGTTGGTGTGTGAGGGCCCGAGCGGCCTCCTCCATCTTAACCCAGAGAGGATCTGCTCACTGCAGGGCGACGCTCGAGATCAACTCGTCAG AGAAGACCAGACTCCTGTTTTCTATGGCAAACCCAAACACTGGAACCAG GTCGACCCGTCCCAGCAGATGGAGTTTGTGCAGAAGGATGATGGCAGAATTAAGGGTGTTTTGTTCCGTATGCACCCCATAACACTGCTGAACATTTGA
- the rtn1a gene encoding reticulon-1a isoform X2: protein MDCGKKECPWSGWKGNVVALLHWRDVRKTAVLFSSVLLLLFSLTQFSVVSVMAYLALAALSTTISFRVYKSVLQAVQKTDDGHPFKVYLEQEIALSPEQISKYVEKVQLYLNYTLKELRRLFLVQDLIDSLKFTVLMWLLTYVGALFNGLTLLILAVVCVFTVPLVYEKYKKQIDQYLGLVRTQVNSVMAKLREKVPGAKRKDE from the exons tGGTGGCGCTGCTGCACTGGCGGGATGTGAGAAAGACGGCCGTGTTGTTCAGCAGTGTGTTActgctgctcttctctctgactCAGTTCAGCGTGGTGAGCGTGATGGCGTACCTCGCCCTCGCCGCTCTCTCCACCACCATCAGCTTCAGAGTGTACAAGTCCGTGCTGCAGGCCGTGCAGAAGACTGACGATGGACACCCCTTCAA GGTGTATCTGGAGCAGGAGATCGCTCTCTCTCCTGAGCAGATCAGTAAATATGTGGAGAAAGTGCAGCTCTATTTGAATTACACACTGAAGGAGCTGCGGAGGCTTTTCCTCGTGCAGGACCTGATCGACTCTTTAAAG ttcacaGTGTTGATGTGGTTGCTGACATACGTTGGCGCTCTGTTTAACGGCCTCACTCTTCTCATTCTGG ctgtggtgtgtgtgttcacggtgccGCTTGTGTACGAGAAATATAAG AAACAGATAGATCAGTACCTGGGACTAGTGAGAACTCAGGTGAACTCTGTAATGGCAAA ACTGAGGGAGAAGGTTCCTGGAGCCAAGAGGAAGGATGAGTAA
- the tdrd9 gene encoding ATP-dependent RNA helicase TDRD9 isoform X1, with amino-acid sequence MKQCVTADQISQWFTLEAQFTNVRITEEQKTHPTHDEDEDEDKGHRIPEKEGSEGGDVRSRKSEHLKGTGVLCCSLASYEYPTLPITKNRQELISLIESNSVVIIRGATGSGKTTQLPQFILDYYLEKGSTCSLVVTQPRKIGASSIARWVAQQRGCTLGSLVGYQVGLEKMATEHTRLIYMTTGVLLQKIVSAKSLVEFTHIFIDEVHERTEELDFLLLVVRKLLHSNSRFVKVILMSATINCKEFAEYFGSPIRNQINPAFVFEVEGAPYVVEEFYLDDIKTILPFRVDISIHDDPYISTEMYNVAVGLVQIFDEMETKEQSPVGQEGCTALPERGSVLVFLPGLAEIQYMQEALAKLGRKRLQVYALHSTVTLEEQNGVFLVPAPGYRKIILSTNIAESSVTVPDVKYVIDFCLVRHLVCDKETNYQCLYLNWASKTNCNQRRGRAGRVSKGFCYRLVTRTFWDSQIPEYTVPEMLRSPLANTVLKVKLLNMGDARSLLSTALTPPNLDDIERTILQLKEMGALSVRSSGTNRFDGDLTFLGRVLAHLPVDLHFGKLIVLGHVFGCLEECLIIAASLSLKSFFATPLLQQLPGYRSKLSFAQGVPSDAIAFVYAFKSWYTSRVEGEFRCPKDELEWGKENCIQIKRIREAAELFEDLKKRVSQFNMHISETSPPSDYTSKHTQKFILQVVIAGAFYPNYFYMVNADEELAAKELYGNDPRTTVVVRSLPPFAFLYYKQLQSLFRQCGQVKSITFDFSRAYVEFCRSSLRVSGVLPEVSLSLLLAQQRPPLHLYVHAAQEVESHAGGQSISHLKYARVNVDIQNQSMNPLGVLSSAIDPEKLPSNPVFVVKITEVIEVGHFWGFQADEASLEKQRKLTAAINTQELRQLPGALYPNLLCLAPFVDTHVEPERYYRAKILHVMGSNVEVFFVDFGNTSYVPCNSLRELPVDLQALPFQALEFSVACLAPSAQSMIRGDQWSRQARNRFITLVHGCSVIVTLFSILHGVMRVHLHVSMETGDVSIADLLVKEGHARLSPESIESKRSHEILKDVFRDLKAGNFTASSVGPSVAKREEEEKQLIERLMLTFSKPSYSAPKCKVRVHGPYTPYMVTFHSMSSNARYRSVNIDRTSINSVLVNDHPQYHHDRMLVAGSVSLSASGFSILLKETTLMPHIPGLPAIVTMLFTPIMELRTDEEQTCFTGALCGLGSKSSTHDPILPEHDIEMTFDVKFDVGDIAEINALRETINQLVCEGPSGLLHLNPERICSLQGDARDQLVRLFCKTPHREDQTPVFYGKPKHWNQVDPSQQMEFVQKDDGRIKGVLFRMHPITLLNI; translated from the exons ATGAAGCAGTGTGTGACTGCAGATCAGATCTCACAATGGTTCACTCTGGAAGCTCAGTTCACTAATGTGAGGATCACTGAGGAGCAGAAAACACACCCAACACACGAcgaggacgaggacgaggacAAGGG TCACAGAATCCCAGAGAAGGAGGGATCGGAAGGAGGGGACGTGAGGAGCAGGAAGTCCGAGCACCTCAAGG GCACCGGGGTCCTTTGCTGTTCTCTCGCCAGCTATGAATATCCAACGCTCCCCATCACCAAGAACCggcaggag ctGATCTCCCTGATCGAGAGTAACTCCGTGGTGATAATCCGGGGGGCAACAGGCAGTGGGAAAACCACCCAGCTTCCACAGTTCATTCTGGATTACTACTTGGAGAAGGGTTCCACCTGCAGCCTGGTGGTCACACAGCCACGCAAGATTGGTGCCAGCAGCATCGCACGCTGGGTTGCCCAACAGCGCGGGTGTACGCTCGGCAGCCTTGTGGGgtatcag gtGGGGTTGGAGAAGATGGCTACGGAACACACTCGGCTGATCTACATGACCACAGGAGTGCTGTTGCAGAAAATTGTGTCAGCCAAAAGCCTTGTCGAGTTCACACACATCTTTATAGATGAG gtgcaTGAGCGAACAGAAGAGCTGGACTTCCTTCTGCTTGTGGTCAGAAAACTGCTGCACTCCAACTCGCGCTTTGttaag gTTATCCTGATGTCAGCTACAATTAACTGCAAAGAGTTTGCCGAATACTTCGGTTCTCCCATCAGGAATCAGATAAACCCAGCGTTCGTGTTTGAGGTGGAAGGAGCACCATACGTGGTCGAGGAGTTTTACCTGGATGACATCAAAACCATCCTGCCCTTCAGA gtggaCATATCCATCCATGACGATCCCTACATTTCAACAGAGATGTATAACGTTGCCGTGGGCCTTGTACAGATCTTTGATGAAATGGAGACTAAAGAACAAAG TCCTGTGGGGCAGGAGGGTTGTACGGCTCTCCCGGAGAGAGGCAGCGTTTTGGTGTTTCTGCCCGGACTCGCTGAGATTCAGTACATGCAAGAAGCTCTCGCCAAACTGGGTCGCAAAAG GCTGCAGGTTTACGCTCTTCACTCCACTGTGACTCTGGAGGAACAAAATGGGGTGTTTTTGGTACCTGCACCTGGGTATAGGAAG ATAATCCTGTCCACCAACATTGCAGAGAGTTCAGTCACAGTCCCCGATGTcaaatacg tgatcGACTTCTGCTTGGTGCGTCACCTGGTATGTGACAAAGAGACAAACTACCAGTGTCTTTATCTCAATTGGGCTTCTAAGACCAACTGTAACCAGCGGCGAG gtcgAGCAGGTCGTGTGTCGAAAGGGTTTTGTTATCGCTTGGTCACTAGGACTTTTTGGGACAGCCAGATTCCAGAGTACACCGTTCCTGAGATGCTG cgTTCTCCTTTAGCCAATACCGTGTTAAAAGTGAAGTTGTTGAACATGGGCGATGCTCGCTCTCTGCTCTCCACCGCACTCACACCTCCAAACCTGGATGACATCGAGAGGACCATCCTACAGCTGAAAGAG atGGGTGCGCTCTCGGTGAGAAGCAGTGGTACGAACAGGTTTGATGGAGATTTAACATTTCTGGGTCGGGTTCTCGCTCACCTTCCTGTGGATCTGCACTTTGGGAAGCTCATTGTCTTAGGACATGTCTTTGGCTGCCTGGAAGAATGTCTCATCATag ctgcttCTCTCTCTTTGAAGAGTTTTTTTGCGACGCCGCTCCTGCAGCAGCTTCCAGGTTACCG GAGTAAGCTGTCATTTGCTCAGGGTGTTCCCAGTGATGCCATTGCCTTTGTTTATGCTTTCAAG tcCTGGTACACGTCAAGAGTCGAAGGAGAGTTTAGATGcccaaag GATGAGCTGGAATGGGGCAAAGAGAACTGCATTCAGATCAAACGCATACGAGAG gCGGCTGAGTTGTTTGAAGATCTGAAGAAGCGAGTGTCACAGTTTAACATGCACATCAGTGAAACTTCCCCTCCCTCAGACTACACCAGCAAACATACGCAGAAATTCATACTGCag GTGGTGATCGCAGGCGCTTTTTACCCAAATTACTTCTACATGGTAAATGCGGATGAGGAGCTGGCGGCTAAGGAACTGTATGGGAACGACCCCAGGACCACCGTAGTG gtgcgTAGTCTTCCTCCATTTGCTTTCCTCTACTATAAACAGCTCCAGTCTCTCTTCAGACAGTGTGGTCAGGTCAAATCCATCACCTTTGACTTCTCCAG GGCCTATGTAGAGTTCTGCCGCTCATCACTACGAGTTTCTGGCGTTCTCCCAgaagtctctctgtctctcctcctcGCTCAACAAAGACCACCTCTTCATCTCTATGTTCATGCTGCTCAAGAGGTGGAGTCTCATGCAGGGGGTCAGAGTATCTCACACCTCAAATACGCACG gGTGAATGTGGATATTCAGAACCAGTCTATGAACCCTCTCGGAGTTCTGAGCAGCGCTATCGATCCAGAAAAACTTCCGTCTAATCCTGTCTTTGTTGTCAAGATCACAGAG gttatcGAAGTGGGACATTTCTGGGGTTTCCAGGCTGACGAGGCGAGTCTGGAGAAACAGCGGAAGCTGACGGCAGCCATTAATACGCAGGAGCTACGCCAACTTCCTGGGGCACTTTATCCAAATCTTTTGTGTCTTGCCCCATTTGTTGACACCCACGTTGAACCGGAGAGATATTACAGAGCCAAAATACTGCACGTTATGGGAAGTAATGTGGAG GTGTTTTTTGTGGACTTTGGAAACACCTCCTATGTACCATGTAACTCTCTGAGGGAACTTCCTGTTGACCTGCAGGCCCTGCCCTTTCAg GCTCTGGAGTTCAGCGTGGCGTGTTTGGCTCCGTCGGCGCAGTCGATGATTCGGGGCGACCAGTGGAGCAGACAAGCGCGAAACCGCTTCATCACTCTTGTGCATGGCTGTTCAGTCATAGTCACACTCTTCTCCATCCTGCACGGCGTTATGCGTGTCCATCTGCACGTCTCCATGGAAACTGGGGATGTTAGCATAGCAGACTTGCTCGTGAAAGAAGGGCACGCTCGACTCTCACCCGAGAGCATCGAAAGCAAG CGTTCTCACGAGATTCTGAAAGATGTGTTTCGGGACCTGAAGGCGGGAAATTTCACTGCAAGCTCCGTCGGTCCCTCGGTGGCAAAAcgtgaagaggaagaaaagcagCTCATTGAACGTCTGATGCTGACCTTCTCTAAACCCAGCTACAGCGCCCCCAAGTGCAAG GTTCGGGTTCACGGCCCTTACACTCCTTATATGGTCACGTTTCACAGCATGAGCAGCAATGCACGCTACAG GTCGGTTAATATTGACAGAACCAGCATTAACTCTGTGTTGGTGAACGATCATCCTCAGTACCATCACGACAGGATGCTGGTGGCCGggtctgtctctctgagtgCCTCag GTTTCTCTATTTTGCTAAAAGAGACTACACTGATGCCTCACATCCCTGGCCTTCCTGCCATTGTCACCATGCTCTTCACCCCCATCATGGAGCTTCG CACTGATGAGGAGCAGACCTGCTTCACTGGAGCTCTGTGTGGTTTAGGCTCCAAGTCCAGCACTCATGATCCCATATTGCCAGAGCACGACATTGAGATGACCTTTGATGTGAAGTTTGACGTTGGTGACATTGCagag ataaATGCACTGAGAGAGACGATAAACCAGTTGGTGTGTGAGGGCCCGAGCGGCCTCCTCCATCTTAACCCAGAGAGGATCTGCTCACTGCAGGGCGACGCTCGAGATCAACTCGTCAG gctgTTCTGTAAAACTCCCCACAGAGAAGACCAGACTCCTGTTTTCTATGGCAAACCCAAACACTGGAACCAG GTCGACCCGTCCCAGCAGATGGAGTTTGTGCAGAAGGATGATGGCAGAATTAAGGGTGTTTTGTTCCGTATGCACCCCATAACACTGCTGAACATTTGA
- the rtn1a gene encoding reticulon-1a isoform X3, whose translation MGGTVVALLHWRDVRKTAVLFSSVLLLLFSLTQFSVVSVMAYLALAALSTTISFRVYKSVLQAVQKTDDGHPFKVYLEQEIALSPEQISKYVEKVQLYLNYTLKELRRLFLVQDLIDSLKFTVLMWLLTYVGALFNGLTLLILAVVCVFTVPLVYEKYKKQIDQYLGLVRTQVNSVMAKLREKVPGAKRKDE comes from the exons tGGTGGCGCTGCTGCACTGGCGGGATGTGAGAAAGACGGCCGTGTTGTTCAGCAGTGTGTTActgctgctcttctctctgactCAGTTCAGCGTGGTGAGCGTGATGGCGTACCTCGCCCTCGCCGCTCTCTCCACCACCATCAGCTTCAGAGTGTACAAGTCCGTGCTGCAGGCCGTGCAGAAGACTGACGATGGACACCCCTTCAA GGTGTATCTGGAGCAGGAGATCGCTCTCTCTCCTGAGCAGATCAGTAAATATGTGGAGAAAGTGCAGCTCTATTTGAATTACACACTGAAGGAGCTGCGGAGGCTTTTCCTCGTGCAGGACCTGATCGACTCTTTAAAG ttcacaGTGTTGATGTGGTTGCTGACATACGTTGGCGCTCTGTTTAACGGCCTCACTCTTCTCATTCTGG ctgtggtgtgtgtgttcacggtgccGCTTGTGTACGAGAAATATAAG AAACAGATAGATCAGTACCTGGGACTAGTGAGAACTCAGGTGAACTCTGTAATGGCAAA ACTGAGGGAGAAGGTTCCTGGAGCCAAGAGGAAGGATGAGTAA
- the rtn1a gene encoding reticulon-1a isoform X4 → MVALLHWRDVRKTAVLFSSVLLLLFSLTQFSVVSVMAYLALAALSTTISFRVYKSVLQAVQKTDDGHPFKVYLEQEIALSPEQISKYVEKVQLYLNYTLKELRRLFLVQDLIDSLKFTVLMWLLTYVGALFNGLTLLILAVVCVFTVPLVYEKYKKQIDQYLGLVRTQVNSVMAKLREKVPGAKRKDE, encoded by the exons A tGGTGGCGCTGCTGCACTGGCGGGATGTGAGAAAGACGGCCGTGTTGTTCAGCAGTGTGTTActgctgctcttctctctgactCAGTTCAGCGTGGTGAGCGTGATGGCGTACCTCGCCCTCGCCGCTCTCTCCACCACCATCAGCTTCAGAGTGTACAAGTCCGTGCTGCAGGCCGTGCAGAAGACTGACGATGGACACCCCTTCAA GGTGTATCTGGAGCAGGAGATCGCTCTCTCTCCTGAGCAGATCAGTAAATATGTGGAGAAAGTGCAGCTCTATTTGAATTACACACTGAAGGAGCTGCGGAGGCTTTTCCTCGTGCAGGACCTGATCGACTCTTTAAAG ttcacaGTGTTGATGTGGTTGCTGACATACGTTGGCGCTCTGTTTAACGGCCTCACTCTTCTCATTCTGG ctgtggtgtgtgtgttcacggtgccGCTTGTGTACGAGAAATATAAG AAACAGATAGATCAGTACCTGGGACTAGTGAGAACTCAGGTGAACTCTGTAATGGCAAA ACTGAGGGAGAAGGTTCCTGGAGCCAAGAGGAAGGATGAGTAA